The nucleotide sequence AGCCCCCAAAGGTGCATAGGCTGTTAAATGAATGCCTTCACTTTTGCAGAAATCCACCAACTCGTTTTGTGGAAGAAATGGATGCATTTCCACTTGGTTCATTTCGGGCTTAATCTTAGCTGGACCAAGAATTTCCTTGAGTTTCTTTATCTTGAAATTAGAAACACCAATATGCTTCACTTTGCCTGTTGCCGTTAATTCTTCCATCGCTTCCCAAGTACTAGTAAGCGGGATATCGTCCAAACTTTCAAAATCCTCCTGCTTTTCTGGAAAATCTACTCCATGCTTAAGTGCTAGCGGCCAATGCACCAAATACAGATCCAAATAATCTAACTGAAGGTCTTTCAATGTTTGCTCTAAAGCAGGCCTCACATGTTCAGGCCTGTGGGAATCATTCCAAAGTTTGGAAGTAATCCAGAGTTCCTCTCTTTTTACCAGCCCATCCTTAAAAGCTTTGGCAAAAGCCTCACCTATTTCCTTTTCATTTTTATAGATATAAGCACAATCAAAATGCCTATAACCTAGTTTTATAGCAGCAATAATGGCTCCATATACTTCTCCAGGCTTGGATTGCCATGTACCAAGACCAAAAATGGGCATCTTGTCCCCATTATCAAAAGTTAAGGTTTTCATGCTAATTAAGATTTTTAAAGATTGTCCCTTTTATAAAGGCTTATACTAAAACTACACCTTATGAAAGGGATTTAAAAACCTGAAAGTTCCAATTTTCAATGCTAAAATTAAAACATCCCCATCCAAAGGAAGGGGATTTGTGATAACCCCTGTAAGGGGGTAAAACTGCCCTTGCCCCCTGAGGAGGCAAGGGAGGTGTTGTCCCCTATGTTAAACTTTATTTACTTTTCAAACTTCTTTTCTTGCTTTTCCTGATATTCCACATATCGTCTGATCATTTCCGAATCAAGACCTATCGTATCTACACAGTAGCCCTTGGCCCAAAAGTGATTGCCCCAATAGGGGCGCTGCTTCAACTCCTTGAACCTACCAAAAACCCTTATTGCAGTACGTCCTTTTAGCACACCTACAATTTCTGATATGGATACTTTTGGCGGTACCTCGATAATCAGGTGAACATGGTCCTCCTAAACATTTAATGCTTCTATCTTGCAACGCTTTTGCTCGCTGAACAGATGAATGCAGGTTTCTACCTCTTCCTTTATTGTGCCCTTAAGCACTTTATACCTATATTTAGGCGTCCAAACTATATGGTACTTACAATGCCAAATGGCATGAGATAATCTATTGAATCGACTCATTTGGTTACTTTCTTTTGTTGTGGGGACAACATCTTGAAAGTTAACCTTGAGTCGGTTTTTAGGCAAACCCGTGAAACGGTCTCTGACCACGTTCACAGAACGTGGATTTCTAAGTGTATATTAAAAATTTCAAAATGTGCAAGGATACCGATATTAATAATCAATTCTTCAATCAACTACTCCGATAGCATTAATACCTCCTTTTAAATGGACGACATTATCTAATCCCTGTTCTTTCAAGTATTTAAGCGCCTTTTCACTTCTTTGACCTGACTGACAAAGAAGCAAAACTTGCTCTCTTGACTTAAGTTCAACAATCTTCTCTGGTAGCATTTGTAATGGAATGTTTATTCCACCTCTATTAAAGTTAGAAAATTCAGTTTCTGATCTTACATCTACTATTCTTGTCGACCAATATGATTCTGATTTTATAAAATCAGCGGCTTCTATTTCGACCAAACCAGCTTCTATTTCACAAGCATAATCCTTACTTTCCAATTGGTCAATTTGCTTATTCTCTTTAATTAAAGTATACCTCAGCACATATTGACTATTGGTCAAAGCATTGGTGATAAGTAATTTTCCCGATAATGGTTCCCCTATTCCGGTTAGGATTTTAATCACTTCATTGGCTTGTAAAGTGCCAATCAAACCAGGCAAGACACCGATAACCCCTATCTCACTACAGTTTGGCGCATCCAATGGATCAGGAGGCTCTGGAAATAAACACCTATAGGTAGGCCCATCCTCTCCATAATTAAATACACTTACCTGACCTTCAAATTCTAATATCGAACCAAATACAACTGGAATCCCTAAAATCACCGCAGCATCATTGATCAAATAGCGCGATTCAAAATTATCTGTTCCATCCACTACCACATCATAGCCAGACATAATTTCCAATGCATTATCGACATTTAAGAACGCTTCATGGGTGAAAATGCTAATGTCTGGATTTTGGGCACTTAACTTAGCTTTAGCACTTAAAGATTTGAATGCTCCTATATCATTATCTCCAAACAGCACTTGCCTTTGTAAGTTGGATAGTTCCACCTTATCCCCATCCGCTATCCCAATAGTTCCTACACCAGCGGCCACAAGGTATTGTAAAACCGGACATCCCAAGCCTCCAGCACCGATCACCAAAACCTTACTGGCTAATAGCCTCTCTTGTTTTTCCTTCCCAAAACCCGGTAAGGAATAGTGACGACTATATCTTTCTGAACTATTCTGCATATTGTAAAATTTGATCCCAGTCCTTCCAAACTGCTTGGTAACCATTATTTTTCAATAATTCTGCAATTTCTTTTGGACTCCTTTCATCGGAAATTTCAAATTGTTCCAAAGACTGCTTTTCCACAGCATAACCACCTGGATTGGTTTTGGAACCTGCACTCATGGAGGTAATCCCCAACTTGATGACATGGTTACGGAAATGTTCAGTTTCTCTGGTAGACAGAGATAATTCTACATCAGGATCCAACAATCTATACGCACAGATCAATTGCACCAATTCTCTATCACTCATGGCCACTTTAGGCTCTTGTCCACCTGAAAATGGTCTTAACCTTGGAAAAGAAATCGCATATTTGGTTTTCCAATACTTCTTTTCCAAATATTGGAGGTGCATGGCCGTATAAAAGCTATCTATCCTCCAATCTTCAAGACCTATTAAGGAACCTATACCAATCTTATGAATACCTGCTCTTCCCAAACGGTCAGGAGTTTCTAATCGATAATCAAAATTTGATTTCTTTCCCTTCGGGTGATGTTCCTTATAAGTTTCCCGGTAATAAGTTTCTTGATAGACCAAAACACTGTGTAGCCCACTCTGTATAAGCCGCTCATATTCATCTTGGTCAAGAGGCTGAACTTCAATACTTACATTGGCAAAATAAGGTTTAACCAACTGTATGGCATGTTCCAAATAATCCACTCCTACAGTCTTGCTGGCTTCCCCAGTTACCAAAAGGACATGGTCAAAGCCCATAGACTTTAAAACTTCCACCTCCATAAGGATTTCCTTATCACTAAGGGTTTTCCTACGGACCTTATTGTCCAAGCTAAAGCCACAATAGGTACAAATATTTTGACATTCATTCGAAAGGTAAAGTGGAGCAAAAAGCTGCATATTATTTCCAAATCGCTGCAAAGTCAGTTCCCTGCTTTGTCTGGCCATGGTTTCCAGATAGGGTGCTGCAATTGGAGAAATCATCACTAAAAAGTCGTCAAGACTTTTTTCTTTTTTTGCCAATACCCTTTCAATATCCTGCTTAGTAAACTTATCCAATCTAGCTTGGATTTCATCAGGTGAGTATTTGGTGAGAATATCATTAAATTCCATCATAAAGAAAGAAATTCGGTTAACGGACTACTCGAATCTGCTTGAGTACTAACTGCACCAGGACCGCATTCGTAGGCTGTTCGACCTGCTTCCACAGCCATTCTGAAGGCATCAGCCATTTTTACGGGATCTTGCGCAACAGCAATGGCGGTATTAACCAATACAGCATCAGCACCGATTTCCATCGCTTGGGCAGCATGGGAAGGTACCCCCAAACCAGCATCTACCACCACAGGCACATTGCTTTGCTCGATAATAATCTTAAGGAAATCAAGCGTCTTCAATCCATTATTACTTCCAATTGGAGAACCCAAGGGCATCACCGCAGCTGCTCCAACCTCTTCTAATCTTTTGCATAACACTGGATCAGCATGTATATAGGGAAGCACTACAAAACCCGCTTTTACCAACTCCTCTGTTGCCTTCAAAGTCTCAATAGGATCAGGGAGTAAATATTTGGGGTCTGGGTGTATTTCCAGTTTCACCCAATTGGTTTCCAATGCTTCCGCTGCCAACTGAGCAGCAAAAACTGCTTCTTTAGCTGTTCTTACACCAGAAGTATTGGGCAAAAGATTAATCCGGGAATGGGATAAATGTGCCAGCATATCATCGTTTTCGCTCTTCACATCCACCCTTCTCAATGCTACAGTAACTAGTTCCGATTCGGAGATCTCCAAAGATTCTTGCATCAGCTCATAGCTGGGAAACTTCCCTGTACCTGTAAATAGTCTCGATGAAAATGTCTTATTGGCTATAGTTAGCATAATCAAATGTTTTTGTAATGTGTTCAATAATCAATTTTTGGTTTTCGGACTTATGAATCAAGCCCGAAAGTGCCACCCCATAAATTCCTGTGGCACTTAAATCATCAATATCCGCTTCTTCAATACCTCCTATTCCCAAAACAGGAATGGTGATCCCTTTGATCCTAAGGGATTCCATGATCGAAACATATCCTTCTTTTCCTAAGATAGGACTCAACTTTTTCTTAGTTTCAGTAAAGCGAAAAGGACCTAAACCAATATAATCAGCTGTTTCTGACACTTCTATAATATCCTCTAGCCTATTGGCTGTCGCGCCTATGATCAACTTACTTCCATATCGCTCCCTGATATAAGCTACTTTTTTATCTTCTTTTCCAACATGAACCCCCGCTGCACGCACCTTATGTGCTATCTCAGGATGATCATTGATAATCAATTGACATCCATATTGGTCACAAATATTCTTGGCTTTTGAAGCTATTTGAAGAATGGTTTCCTTTGGAAACTCCTTCATCCTCAGTTGAACCCAAGTTGCTCCACTTTTACAGACTCCTGCGATATCTAGTAAATAATCATCTTGGTGTGCCAAGTTTGGCGTGATATAATGTAGCGTGCTGATATGCTTATTTTGCATCAATTAATTCTTGTTTTATTTCCTTAAATACTGAAACTCTAGCAGCTAAATCTCCTGTTTTCCAAATGTCTCCCATAATTACTGCGCCGTCAAAGCCCATCTCCTTTACAACAGAAATCTTGCTTCGACCAACTCCCCCCAGAGCATATACAGAAAAACCAAGCCCCTGCTTGTGCTCCATCATCCAATTTTTTAAAGCATTATACTCAAAAGCAGCTTGATACCCTTGCTTAGAGATACTATCAAAAATGGGACTTATAAAGCCATAATCCAGTACACTATTATCTACTTCCAATAGTTCATTTAAATGATGGAAGGATTTTGACTTTCTTAATGAAGAGGCTAAAATTTTCTGGTTGCTCTTAAAATGACAGCCCCCCAATCCCAAATCAGTCGCCAGTTTCAAATCACCATGCAAACTGATTTTTGAATAGTATTCAACAGGAATGGCATTGACCAATGTTCTAATTTCAGTAACTCCCCATCTAGGCTTTCGGATATGCAGTCTGGAAAGCCCCTGATCTAACAATTGGATCAGGCTTTCTTCCTCTTTTTCAAGGTAATTTGGATCTGTTATCAGCAACAAGTCCATTACTGGTTGAGGTAGATTTCTCCGCCCTTGTCAGTAAATTCTTCCGCTTTTTCCTTCATACCTTTTTCAATAGCATCTACCCCATTGAGTCCTTTTTGGTCCGC is from Echinicola marina and encodes:
- a CDS encoding aldo/keto reductase — its product is MKTLTFDNGDKMPIFGLGTWQSKPGEVYGAIIAAIKLGYRHFDCAYIYKNEKEIGEAFAKAFKDGLVKREELWITSKLWNDSHRPEHVRPALEQTLKDLQLDYLDLYLVHWPLALKHGVDFPEKQEDFESLDDIPLTSTWEAMEELTATGKVKHIGVSNFKIKKLKEILGPAKIKPEMNQVEMHPFLPQNELVDFCKSEGIHLTAYAPLGAAYRTKGAGGLDLPILLENDTVSSIAKSHNVSVAQVVLAWGMSRDIAVIPKSVSAKRIAENLDATNLTLSQSDINSLNKLDGPFRFTDGKLWTLHDSPYEFSDFWEEYS
- the moeB gene encoding HesA/MoeB/ThiF family protein, which codes for MQNSSERYSRHYSLPGFGKEKQERLLASKVLVIGAGGLGCPVLQYLVAAGVGTIGIADGDKVELSNLQRQVLFGDNDIGAFKSLSAKAKLSAQNPDISIFTHEAFLNVDNALEIMSGYDVVVDGTDNFESRYLINDAAVILGIPVVFGSILEFEGQVSVFNYGEDGPTYRCLFPEPPDPLDAPNCSEIGVIGVLPGLIGTLQANEVIKILTGIGEPLSGKLLITNALTNSQYVLRYTLIKENKQIDQLESKDYACEIEAGLVEIEAADFIKSESYWSTRIVDVRSETEFSNFNRGGINIPLQMLPEKIVELKSREQVLLLCQSGQRSEKALKYLKEQGLDNVVHLKGGINAIGVVD
- the thiH gene encoding 2-iminoacetate synthase ThiH; amino-acid sequence: MMEFNDILTKYSPDEIQARLDKFTKQDIERVLAKKEKSLDDFLVMISPIAAPYLETMARQSRELTLQRFGNNMQLFAPLYLSNECQNICTYCGFSLDNKVRRKTLSDKEILMEVEVLKSMGFDHVLLVTGEASKTVGVDYLEHAIQLVKPYFANVSIEVQPLDQDEYERLIQSGLHSVLVYQETYYRETYKEHHPKGKKSNFDYRLETPDRLGRAGIHKIGIGSLIGLEDWRIDSFYTAMHLQYLEKKYWKTKYAISFPRLRPFSGGQEPKVAMSDRELVQLICAYRLLDPDVELSLSTRETEHFRNHVIKLGITSMSAGSKTNPGGYAVEKQSLEQFEISDERSPKEIAELLKNNGYQAVWKDWDQILQYAE
- a CDS encoding thiazole synthase; translated protein: MLTIANKTFSSRLFTGTGKFPSYELMQESLEISESELVTVALRRVDVKSENDDMLAHLSHSRINLLPNTSGVRTAKEAVFAAQLAAEALETNWVKLEIHPDPKYLLPDPIETLKATEELVKAGFVVLPYIHADPVLCKRLEEVGAAAVMPLGSPIGSNNGLKTLDFLKIIIEQSNVPVVVDAGLGVPSHAAQAMEIGADAVLVNTAIAVAQDPVKMADAFRMAVEAGRTAYECGPGAVSTQADSSSPLTEFLSL
- the thiE gene encoding thiamine phosphate synthase, translated to MQNKHISTLHYITPNLAHQDDYLLDIAGVCKSGATWVQLRMKEFPKETILQIASKAKNICDQYGCQLIINDHPEIAHKVRAAGVHVGKEDKKVAYIRERYGSKLIIGATANRLEDIIEVSETADYIGLGPFRFTETKKKLSPILGKEGYVSIMESLRIKGITIPVLGIGGIEEADIDDLSATGIYGVALSGLIHKSENQKLIIEHITKTFDYANYSQ
- a CDS encoding thiamine phosphate synthase, which translates into the protein MLLITDPNYLEKEEESLIQLLDQGLSRLHIRKPRWGVTEIRTLVNAIPVEYYSKISLHGDLKLATDLGLGGCHFKSNQKILASSLRKSKSFHHLNELLEVDNSVLDYGFISPIFDSISKQGYQAAFEYNALKNWMMEHKQGLGFSVYALGGVGRSKISVVKEMGFDGAVIMGDIWKTGDLAARVSVFKEIKQELIDAK